One genomic segment of Actinoplanes ianthinogenes includes these proteins:
- a CDS encoding LysE family translocator, which yields MSATLVVAFLVTAFLLSIVPGPDMLFIVANATVGGRRAGVVAAAGMSTGLAGHSMAAAFGLSALVRAAPEALTIVRIVGAVFLVYLAVGSWRASRDSSLTAPQVPRRSLSRIYAMATLTNLANPKILLFYLTFLPQFLTLGDGAWPVWEQLLILGALFIVVGFPVDAVVGLTVGSVADRLIRRPAVRRRLDRLSALVFGALAVRLVTDTR from the coding sequence GTGAGTGCGACGTTGGTGGTGGCGTTCCTGGTGACGGCGTTCCTGCTGAGCATCGTGCCGGGGCCGGACATGTTGTTCATCGTGGCCAACGCGACCGTCGGCGGCCGGCGCGCCGGGGTGGTGGCCGCCGCCGGGATGTCGACCGGGCTGGCCGGGCACAGCATGGCGGCGGCGTTCGGGCTGTCCGCGCTGGTGCGGGCCGCGCCGGAGGCGTTGACGATCGTGCGGATCGTCGGGGCGGTCTTCCTGGTATACCTCGCGGTCGGCTCGTGGCGCGCGTCGCGGGACAGCTCGCTGACGGCGCCCCAGGTGCCGCGCCGGTCACTGTCCAGGATCTACGCGATGGCCACGCTGACCAACCTGGCCAACCCGAAGATCCTGCTGTTCTATCTCACCTTCCTGCCGCAGTTCCTGACGCTCGGCGACGGCGCCTGGCCGGTGTGGGAGCAGTTGCTGATCCTCGGGGCGCTGTTCATCGTGGTCGGCTTCCCGGTCGACGCCGTGGTCGGCCTGACCGTGGGCAGTGTCGCGGACCGGCTGATCCGGCGCCCGGCCGTGCGGCGCCGGCTGGACCGGCTGTCCGCGCTGGTCTTCGGCGCGCTCGCGGTGCGCCTGGTGACCGACACTCGCTGA
- a CDS encoding HD domain-containing protein, with amino-acid sequence MSATIGDTIRTLSDSGRHRDIPLVWHAYEFADRAHRRQKRVSGDRYITHPVQVAGIVAEQGGTTDAVCAALLHDVIEDAPVPASAVHAEFGPRIGALVEQLTDRSVRGAGPVEADLALVTVADRLHNLRTLAPLPAASRRRASLDSLTFHVPLARDLGKPELGAELTGLACAALDSLDRPGLRERRRALARTIRGTDPRRLAEALAASGGGAALISSGAVPEWALASGGAGAFAVLIAVLFRRDPGAAQRLAELLRARRQD; translated from the coding sequence ATGAGCGCCACTATCGGTGACACCATCCGCACTCTCAGTGACTCCGGTCGCCATCGGGACATCCCCCTGGTCTGGCACGCGTACGAGTTCGCCGACCGGGCCCACCGCCGTCAGAAGCGGGTCAGCGGCGACCGCTACATCACCCACCCGGTGCAGGTCGCCGGGATCGTCGCCGAGCAGGGCGGCACGACCGACGCGGTCTGCGCGGCCCTGCTGCACGACGTCATCGAGGACGCCCCGGTTCCAGCGTCGGCCGTGCACGCGGAGTTCGGGCCGCGGATCGGCGCGCTGGTCGAGCAGCTCACCGATCGGTCCGTCCGGGGCGCCGGCCCGGTCGAGGCGGACCTGGCCCTGGTCACCGTCGCGGACCGGCTGCACAACCTGCGGACGCTCGCCCCGCTGCCGGCCGCGAGTCGCCGCCGCGCCTCGCTGGACTCGCTGACCTTCCACGTGCCGCTCGCCCGCGACCTCGGCAAGCCGGAGCTCGGCGCCGAGCTGACCGGTCTGGCCTGCGCCGCCCTGGACTCCCTGGACCGTCCCGGCCTGCGCGAACGCCGCCGTGCCCTGGCCCGGACGATCCGTGGCACCGATCCGCGCCGGCTCGCCGAGGCGCTCGCCGCCTCCGGTGGCGGTGCCGCCCTGATCAGCAGTGGCGCCGTCCCGGAGTGGGCGCTCGCGTCCGGTGGCGCCGGCGCGTTCGCCGTGCTGATCGCCGTCCTGTTCCGCCGCGACCCGGGAGCCGCCCAGCGTCTCGCCGAGCTGCTGCGTGCCCGCCGCCAGGACTGA